The sequence below is a genomic window from Mobula hypostoma chromosome X1, sMobHyp1.1, whole genome shotgun sequence.
aacacacctcaaaatccacaatggactacctcaagaggcgcaagctgaaggttttgccatggccctcacagtcccccgacctaaacatcattgagaatctgtgcatagacctcaaaggagcagtgcatgcaagatggcccaagaatctcacagaactagaagccttttgcaaggaagaatgggcaaaaatcccccaaacaagaattgaaagactcctaGCTGGCTATAGAaaacgtttacaagctgtgatacttgtcaaacagggtgttactaagtactgaccatgcagggtgcccaaacttttgctttgggcactTTTCCTTGTTTGTtaattttgaaactataaaagattgaaataaaaaagtaatcttgcttaaaatattaaagaaatgtgtcatctttaacttgatgccttttggaaatcaggtcatcttttactcgcttagctattcacagtaacagaaattttgaccaggggtgcccaatcttctgcattccactgtatacctctataaaatctctcCTCATTGCCTGTAGTctagggataaagtcctaacttattcaaccattGTCTAGAACTCGGGTCCTCaattcccagcaacattctttgtGCTCGTTCAAGcttatctttcttgtaggtacatgtacagaactgcacacaatactctaacttTAGCCTCACCTATATCTTATGCagttcaatataacatcccaattcctgtattcaatgctctgatttatgaaggccatgtgccaaaagctctttatGACTATTTTGCATCAAAATATAAAAAGGAATAGCATAATTTCACTCTCATGCTGATATGGTGAATGCGGGTTTGATTGTGAAATTCAAGAGAATGTTGGATTAATACATGGATAAGAGGGATAGAGAGCTAAGGTCCAGCTGCAAGTTGATGGGAACAGGCAGAATAACTATTTGACACTgattagataggctgaagggcctgtttctgagctggcTAGAGGTTGAGAGTTATACAGATTTCTGATGTCCATGTCCTAATTCTCACCAAGATTTATTTGCCCATCATGGCATTCCTTGCCAACCAACTTAGATTCTCAATTGTCTCCTCTTTTCACCCTTTCCCTTTTCTCtacattttaaaatgtatttttggCTAGTTCCAATGCAAtctaattgacttgaattattaaAATCTATTTCCCTCTCCTAAGGTGATGTCTAACTTGCTACAcattttccagcattctgttttattattatgtattaataCCTAAAAAAAAACTCATCTCAAATATTTATTAATCCATTTATAAGTTTGTATTTAAAAGGCACAGGCAATCTTTAGCAACAAATATAACTATGCAATTTTAAGTGTTACATATTTTATAATATGCAAATGAAAGAATAGTATTTTTCAGAGCAGTAATTCACAAACATAAATATCCAATCAGCAGCCAGTTCTTAAGTGTGTATAGGTGTTCCAGTTACCTTATTTTAAAGGCCATAACATGCAATAATTAAAACTGCATACAGCAGTTCCTCCTGATGCTATTTTTAACTATGCCTTTCACCTGAGCCTGCTTAGCACCCTTACGAGGGAAATCTTTAACTCTTTAAGTTGAAAAAAATACTGTTCCATCCTTTTCTGATATGAGATCACACTTTTATTTCCACCTCAAATATATTAATATCTTCACTTCTGATAAACTGGAAACAGATATAGAACCCAAAATTGGGtctatattttgtttttttttaatttaaaaaaggcAATGGGTGTGGAACAATCTGTGGCAACTGAAACAAACTGATCACTTCAGGTCAATGAGCTTTCATGAAAAAGATCTGAATATAACTATAGCTTCCTTTAACCTAAAGCTAAAAACTTTAACTTCTTAAACTTCAATTAAAATGAAATGGAATGATTAAATTTTGCTTAAATCACTAAATATGAAGATTATTAATCATTACTATTTTTGAAGTTTCTTCTTCCTCTATTTCAATATCTGTACGATATTTGAAAGATACAAACGTATTTATCACAGACTGCTTGCAATATATCCCTACGTAGTTTGGTTTCACAATTTCAATGAAGATTGATTTTACTATGtgaatatttattttaaacattAAGGAATTGTTACCactgagaaggaggtacagaagcctaaaggcacaaacTCAGCAAGATGGAAACaactacttcccctctgccatctgattcctaaatggagattgaaaccatggacactacctcactactttttttatttctgttattttgcacaacttattttaacTCAACTATTTATCAGATATATATACACTACATGTAactctgtttttttctctatacttatttatcatgtatttcattgtactgctgctgtgaagTTAACAAAGTTtatgacatatgttggtgatattaaatttgattctgattctaattcatggGACcttaaaatacaaagaaacatagaacatacaaagaACTTGTAAAATCTTGGGTACAGTTTGGCAAAGAGTAATTTATAATCAATGTTCCCAGTTTATTGATATCACAAATGTTTACATTCCACTTTACCACATTTTCACCACATTATTATAGACAAGTGGATCTTTCAGCTGCACTGACAAAATATTATTCCCAGATCAAGGTCAAAAACAGCCAAACAATGCATTTTGAAAAATGTGCATCATGATCggcgtatttaatattttaaattccttgctagatgtgtatttgctcagtttggtCTTCCACAAATCCAGAGGAAAAACTGTACACGCATTCCATAAACTAATTGTTTCAGTTTGCTGAAGTCCTGGAAGCATTTCTTGCTCGAACGCCTTTTGCCTCTTCTTCCAAGTCATCCAAAAATCGTTCCtgagatacagaataaaaagTGTATCCATCTAGAGAGATTAAGGAAATATACTGTAGATACATCTGAAGGTATGTTCACAATCCAAATCTGTGGCTAAAAAATCCTATGTATGATGCATTCAAAAATTAATTAGTGGTATAAAAAATCTATTTCATTGGCTAACAAGAGatagaaaaattaaaaaattatgTAATTACAAAACCGGCCTGTAAtgtatacaaaagaaataaatcaTTGAAGCAACTTCACATTACTGGTATAGAGCTAATTaaatctgcactctttctatgaaTCTTTTAAACGAcagaacttatttatttattaatatgacTTCTCAATATTGAAGAATTGTATAACTAACCCCATTATCACATGGCTTTACTATTTACTGTCTAAATTTGCTTATCTTTCTCAAAACAAACCAATTTACATTTTTGTTCATTAAAATTTAAAGACTACTTAATCTAAATATGAACCTTGATGATATACAGTTTGTTTCAgttaagattttcccttgttttgcTTATTATGAAATTATGTCCAGATGTGAACAGTCCTAAAACAAGCTTCTGATGAACAAAGTTTCATTAAGCACCATGCTGCTGTCCATTCTATTATTAATTTCCTAATCATGCTCAgtcagagtactacagcacagaaacaggcccttcggcccatctagtcaatgctaaACTGTTACTTGGCATAgtaccatcgacctgcacctggatcatagctcTCCATGCCAACCCTACCCATGtccttatctaaacttctcttaaatgttgcaatcaaacctacacccaccacttccactggcactagcacaggggttcccaacttggggtccatgggccccttgcttaatggcgtTGGTCCATGACTtaaaacaggttgggaacccaaatagtttgttccacacttgcaGCACCCTCTGAgtcaagaagttcctcctcaagttccccttaaatacttcacctttccacagggaggaggtacaggagcctgaagacccacactcaacaattcacgAATCCCCGAACACCACCCCAATATTCCTTTTGTTCTGTTGCACCATTAACTCTGTCTTTATTTATACTGGCTCTCCTACTTTACTGCAACCAATTTCCTGTACAATTTAAATAGACTTTACTTTATTCCCTTTGTCAAGCAAGTTTTCAACAACAATATCCCGCCTTCAACACAAATTCTGAAACACACATTCCTATTGATTTGTGTAAAAATATCTACCAGGAACAAAGACCCTGTCCCTTATCCTAGACAATGGTGGAAACTCACAAAATGTTCAAGTTTTCTGTGTTTCATCTTTTTTAAATAAACAAAACTGAAATATATAAACAATCATTAAAATAAACAATTTGGAAAACAGCACAATTCTAACAACATACACTTGTCTTTATAGATCGGGGCATGGAATATTAAAGATTGGCATATTGTGTTGCAACTTAACAAAAAACCGGTTAGACTACATtcagagtgttgtgtgcagttctggttaccacatTGTACAAAAGATACAGAGATTCTCATTTTGATTATGGGGAAAGATGGGAATAGGCTAGTCAAGTGACCTCAGCAGAGGCCAAGAGTTTCAAACAGCTGATATCAACACTCATACAGATGAAACAGCTTCCATAACAATATTAAATTCAGAAGTccaacatacatacatacatttgTTTTTATGAACAGAAGCAgatccccctcctctctctccacttctagtAATTGTTCTTAATTGATGGCATTCATTActatttttctgtattttctgacTGATAACCAAAATGGAAACCATTCATTATTTGGGAATAATTTCTGTACAAGAAATCTTAAGCGGCATAGAGAGGGTAAATATTCAGAAATTTTCCCCGTGGTTTCACAGAATTTGAGGGGAAAGATTTTATTACATAGAGAATAGTTGACATCTGGGATTTACTACCTACCAGTGGCAGAGGTGGAATCAGATagtcaaagtcatactttattgatcccaggggcaagtggttttcgttacagttgcaccataaataattaaatagtaatatgtaaattatgccaggacacAATTACCACGTTTTAACAGGCACTTGAAAAGGCACAGCATAGGAGATATGACCTAATGTGGGCATATGGGATTGGTGTACAAGGGTAAAGAAGTTTGCATTTCCATGGTTGGTGGgcagaagggcccatttctgagcTGTACAACTGTCACACTATAATCCTGACATTGTCTGTTATTATCTCTGCCAGCAAGTGCAGCAACAAAATGAGCCCTATTATCTACCTAACTACAGGCTGGTAAAGTTATCTTCCATTAATAATGAAAATTGCTCCTAAATGTTTTGTAATTAAGTGTATTTAATTACAAAGCCCATTATGTTCATTCTGCTCCAAAGAAATTTGTGCCTCCAGCTCATCAGTTTTAAATGCATAAAACTCATTTTAAGCTCGTCTACAAAGCAATTTTTTAATCAATTCCTGTTATACCTTTTCCTATATGCTTCACCATTTTAGTCATTTCTTCTTGTTCCCTAACCTATGCACCCTACCTACATCACTTGTTATGTTCCTAGCAAACTAATCACAGCTGTGGCTCAATGGGTCACACTCTCATCCTGTAATGAGAATATTGTGGGTTCAAGTGGAACTGCATGGTTAGTGTTGGTCTCTTTGGATATTTCCCACTCAGATGGGCCTAAAATATCTCTCAGCACTACTTTGGAAAGTAGCACAGGCATTATCATCAGTGCCCTAGCTAATACTTATTCCTAGTTAAAAACACCAAAATAGTTATCAATCAaacaatactggaaatactcagcaggttaggcaacatctacaCAATTAATGTTCATGTAACAGCCAGAGACTCTAAACTCTAATTCCTTCCCTGAACTCCCTCACATCCTTTTGATATTTATAAGACATCTTTCTCTTTACAAACATCTTTAAAACATGTTTCAACCTTGTATCAGCTTTAAATTGCAAAGACAGAGAAAACACTAATTCTGGTGAGTTTGAATGACACAAGAGGTGGTGATGCCAGCTGAAAGGCGATCAACAAAGTAAACCCAGAATAGCTGTAAAGAAAAGGAAAGCGATGTAAATTGGAGGATTTTAAATACCCTGAGAGAAGAGACAACCGAAAATTGAATACTGGAGAAGGGAGTTGCAAGAGTGGAAATAACTGATTATCTGAAACGATTGAATTCATCGTTAACTTGTGAAAAGGTATAAAGTTATGAGTTTAAACCTAAGATCATCGGCACTTTGTAGTCATGGGCTAACCTCAGTGTACAATGGAAGTGGCTCGGTGGCCGAATGACCTTTACGCAAAAAACCAGCTCACGGACACGTGCTTTAATTTCACTTTCTCATTCTTATGACAAACCGCACAATTTGATTTAGTCTTTCATACAAAGGTGTTAGGCAACAACAACTGTGTGAAACCCAGGCTAACTACATTCTTGCTAATGCGACACATAATCAAACAAATTATAAGGATACAGATGCCCAAGACGATGGCTCCAATAGCTAAGCCCGTGATCACATTCCTTCCGCGCCGCTTCTGAAGATTTTTCTGCCATTGAGCCAGCTCTACTTTTCGCATAAACTCTAGTTGTTCTTGAGTCAAGTTATCTTTCTTCGGGTCGATACGCTTAGCAAATTTCGCGTCACCCGGTGAATTTCCTTCCGCCATGTTTCTAAATCACCAACGAAATGCGTATGCGGAAGGTCAAGTACGGAAAGTTGAAGAGCGGACGTCAAAACAGCAACGCGATTTCTTCCCGGTCCACATTTTTCGCAATGTCTAAAGAAAGAACAGCGTGTATTCCGTTTTAGGTGTGAAGTGAACACAAAATCCAAAGCATTACACTCCCAGCTTTCGGTAACTGTGGAATAGAACATAATGAAAGAAAATTTTAACTGTGTGGAGGGAAATAGGATTAGCGTTTCTGGTTAATCAACGGTTACTGATGTGAGATAATAACTTTTACTTTCCACTTAAAACTGTCTGATGCGCTGAATATTTACAACAATTTTCTCCTTTACTTTAGATTTATGCTGTTTAATTAATACAAATGTCAAATATCAATAGTATAGAAAGGTCATAAATATATTGCAAAAATAAACGCTGCTTCTCTAGCTACTTTTGAGACATTCTCCTTTTGGTTAGAGGAGACACAAAAGAATGCAAATCCtgcaatctgaagcaacaaactaCAGGAACTCAGCggttcgagcagcatctgtgggaggaaaggaattgtccacACTTTGGGTTGAAACTGCATCAGAAACTTGCGCCAAAATCTAGATTGCTCGTTAGGTTCTGCAAAGGGCTGGGACATTTCTGATGTATTAATTGTGTCCTTTAccactgttgtgtatttagaaTTTCAGTAATatcgtaaatatattgtttgtttaagcattctttgttgttacataattcattacagtttatatgtagaagtatgtgaatggcataggtCATTATGCCGCCACTTCATAAGTGCGCACCTCACTAAGGTAGGAATAAAGTAGACACGCttatctgtgtttttctttcaattagttttatggtttggagttacaaagcgtTACAGAAGTAacaagtaagttttaaaatgaacctgagatgaccatctacctgttgaagcacagcacatTTTTTTACATTACAAGGGGGATAGAGAGACAGACAAGTTAAATAAAAAGCCACAATTTTTTTGGAAGCGCAGCAAGATGGTACAGTTTATTAAAAAGGCAAAAAAATGGACATAGTTCATGGGtctaagttttaaaaaaacagaaatgggtgGCTACATTGAAAAGACAGATGTGTTCggttgcacaacagataactggatgatgtatactgaatgaattgagcagtattttaaggCAAATGGAATAGCTGATAAGAaacgagtgccagttttgctgagtgccattggtggaagagcatacagtttgcttagaagtttaactgcacCAACCAACACAGCcagatgagctttgctgatatcatgaaagtaatgcaggaactttTAGAACCTAAACCATTGCAGAATGCTctgggtttcataagcagaatcaaaagaaagGAGAGTCCATTTCGGCTTATGTGATTCTCAGATCAGAGatgagcttaatgatgcactgagagatcattcagtTTGTAGAATCTTGCAAGAAAGCAGTCAAAAACAGTTCCTAACTGAATGCtagtggacctggaaaagtccaggtgataacactagaaatcaaattgactttattactatagaccaaagatttagaaactcagtgactcaatgcaaaacatatccaggtgcagactgtaattgTGACCATAACCcaatagtatgtcatgtaaaagtaaaactgaaaaaactaaagaagcaaaaacctgaacaatcccttgattacttacaattaattaaagaagaaaacttaagacaaaaatttacaattgaagtaaggaatagatttcaaagtctagaaatagaatctgttgaagatgatagcaatcatgtagaaatgaaatttaactctctaaaggatgccttggtagaatcagcaaagtctgTGATtcttcaaaaagaaagaaagcacaaagaataaatggatgacagatgaaaccaaaaatctaatggaagaaaggagacggaagaaaacagatcctatagaatataaatccttagattaaaaaaagttaaaagcttatgtcaaaaagccaaagaagagtggttaaaccaggaatgtgagcaaatagaaagaatccctattactgatccaaaaaaggttacatcaacaaatcaagaatatcactggtaaaaagctcctctgttcttcaggtggatgtttgaaagcaaaggacggtaccattatcatggaaaaagatgagattatgaacaggcggactgagtatattcaggaattgtttgaagacgatcgaggcgaaaaaccggaaattaagaaaaacattgaaggtccgagtattttaaaatctgaagttcgtaatgcaataaataagatgaagaaaggaaaggcagcaggtcctgatgaattagtaacagaacaaattattgcccttgaagattatggaattgaaaaccttacagatttaatcaatgacatttatgagactggaataataccagaagagatgaaaaattcagtatttatcactcttcctaagaaagctggagcaatagaatgtgaattacataggaccataagtttaatgagtcatatcaccaagatacttctaagaattttgatgacaggagctgaaagtaagatacaagctgaaataggcaaagaacaatgtggttttgtgaaagacaaaggtacaagaaacgcaatattgatgttgaggatactatcagaacgagctattcaagtgcaaaaagatttgtttgttttatcgactacaaaaaagcatttgataaagtgaagcacaataagttatttgaaatattacagaaaactctagatctagattcgaaacacctctgcctaatcagaaatctctactgggaacaaactgccgctgtaagaatagatggagaagtgagtcagtttacgaaaatcaagagaggcattagataAGGGTGTGTTTTcccccctgatttatttaatgtgtacagtgaaacagtattacaaaaaataagagacatcttgggaatcaaagttggcggtgaaaacatcaataatttcagatatgcggatgacactgtgttaattgcaagtatggaggaagaactacaaaacttaattgatataattgttgaagaaagtgcaaaaatgggtctatctatcaattgcaaaaagacagaatgtatggtgatatccaaaaagaaggagaatcctatctgcaggctgagaataaacagggaagacataaaacaagtacagaacttttgctacttaggaagctgggtgacatcagatggcaggtgcgacttggacatcaaaagaagaatagggatggcaaaagacacctttacaagaatgaagagtacactgaccaatactaaactaggcatgacaacccgcctcagagtactgaaatgttatgtttatccagttatgttatatggctcagaatgttggacaatatctagtaacatgaggaaatgaattgtagcagcagagatgtgatttttgaggaggatgcaaagaatatcatggacgaaacgaatatctaacgaggatgtcatgaacagagcaaacacaaaaagagaaataatgtatgagatcatgaaaaggaaacgtaacttcattggacatgtgattaggaaagaggagttagaatgcacggtaattatgggaaagactgaagggaagaaagaaagaggaagacaaagacaaatgatgatggagacagcagccagagaactggaaatgaataccaatgaattgatccacttgacccgaaacaggagtgtgtgggccatggcagtcaaagctcaaactgggcacagctcctgatgatgatgatgaactgaagtacaactcagatgtaaaacagcagttgaaatcactgtagcaatggaaacagcagctagAGACGAGATTGAGTTGCCATCAGGAataaaagtgagcatgaacaaaattgcaatgcctaaacagaaacctgcctggctgaaaaATTGTgtcaccattgtggcaggggcatACATACACCAGATcactgcaggtttaaaggcaataTGCAGAAAATACAGCAAAGTAGGATACATACAAAGAGCAggctgggcagacaaaaataaatgaaatgcaggtagaagagaaaaagatttaaaaaaagtcaagctgcagtttcaaaaagagcactaatctgcatgctgttgatggaaaaatctgataatgatgaaatTGACAtaggatttacaatgtgaaaactatcaggaaacaagcaatatggcttacaccagaagtgaacagcaaattaatgaaaatggaattggacactagctcggctgtttcagtcagtccacaaaatgagtttgaacagcatttcaaagatactaaactgaaaccTACAGATATCCAAATAAGATCTTTTTTACTGGAGAATGACATTCAGAACAGTGAAATGTAACAACCaataagccacattgggcttgtatgtggtaaaaacaggggggggtcagcattgtgggaatgtgattggctgagacaacaacAACTTGATTGTAGTTGTAgatcaagttttacaaagcccgtctGGTTCCTTATATTATCTGTAATaatgtagccagtgagctagattgcatggaggctgaaggaatccttcccaaggttgagtggagcccataggcaatgccagtggtcccagtagccaagaagaatgagtCTATGCTGTTCCAACAATTCACCAGCTAAGCTGTTCCTGGGTCGTCCCTTgtgctcacacttggatctcttcAAATtcagtctcagaaggagtatgcaggacaagcagctgagacaaattgaagtctcctcaaacaaggaggttcaatgtttcactcctggacaagcagtcctggtgagggtctACAGAGATGATCAAATGTGGATActcagaaagattaaggacagaactggccCTGTGGAAATtgcgtctgatgtcatctggagacgaTACATTGTTCAgtagaggagagcagagtcaattgttagtgAAGAAAGGTGACAGAGCTTAAAGAACCACATCCTGCAGTCccaaagtcaactcctacaaccaccacagaggaggccccagagcctgagattgtttcacagccacaagtctcactggCCCCTTGTCAGGGAAGACATTATCCcataagagtaagaaatcctccacggcgattaaatctttaggcctgaatgggagaattaaaaatttactatgctgtggatgtctatatagtagttgtattttatatatatatatataaaatatgtgtgtgtatataagttgagatgcattctatattgagttggagtttatagctaagcagggaaggaagttgtgtatttaatatttcaataccttttgactaatattgtaaatatattgtttgattaagaattcttTGTTGTTT
It includes:
- the LOC134340359 gene encoding cytochrome c oxidase assembly factor 3 homolog, mitochondrial, with the protein product MAEGNSPGDAKFAKRIDPKKDNLTQEQLEFMRKVELAQWQKNLQKRRGRNVITGLAIGAIVLGIYGYTFYSVSQERFLDDLEEEAKGVRARNASRTSAN